GCCAGCACGGCGGTTCGGGGCTCATCGAGCGGGTTCGCCAGAGCAGCGTCGACGAGGCGGAGGCCGAGCGACAGACACTGCGTTTTCTCGAGCAGTGGGTGCCGGCCGGTGCGTCGCCCATGTGTGGCAACAGCATCTGTCAGGATCGTCGCTTTCTCCACCGGGTCATGCCCGAGCTCATGCGCTATTTCCACTATCGTCACATCGATGTGAGCACCCTCAAGGAGCTCGCGCGGCGCTGGATGCCGGCGGCGGTTGAAAGCACGCAGAAGAACGCCTCGCACCTCGCGCTGGATGATATCCGCGATTCCATCAACGAGCTGCGCCACTATCGGTCGCGGTTTCTCTGTGAGGCGGCGCGCGGCGGCTGATCCGCGTGCGGTTTCAGCCGTCCGTCGGTGTGCTCACCGGTCGAGCGGGATCGTTTCCCCACTCGGACCATGAGCCGTCATACCCACGCACCCGCTCGAAGCCGAGGTATCGAAGCACCACATAGGTCAGCGCCGATCGGTGATGGGTCTGGCAGTGGGTGATGACCTCGTGATCGGGGGTGACGCCGAGCTCGGCATACTCCTCGGCCAGCGCCGATGCCGCGCGTAGACGGCCATTGCGGTCGGGATCGAAATTGTCGGTCCACTCGAGATTGACTGCGCCGGGGATATGGCCGTTGCGACGGGCACGCATAACCTCGCCCCGGTATTCACCCGGTGATCTTGCATCAACGATCACGACATCCGGATCGTCGAGGTGGGCCTGGATATAATCGGCGCCCACGCGGGCAACGGCATCGTCCGTTACCGCCGGGTAGGCGGGTGCCGGTTCGGTTGTACTCGAAGCGCCTTCGACAAGCGGCCGCCCATCGGCCTGCCAGGCGCCCAGCCCGCCATCGAGAAGCGACCAGTGCCGGTGGCCAAGACAGTCAAGAGTCCAGAGCAGACGCGAGGCGGCGCCAC
The Spiribacter vilamensis DNA segment above includes these coding regions:
- the orn gene encoding oligoribonuclease, translated to MLYSANNLIWIDLEMTGLDVDNDQVIEIATIVTDAELNILAEGPVLAIHQPETVLDGMDQWNQSQHGGSGLIERVRQSSVDEAEAERQTLRFLEQWVPAGASPMCGNSICQDRRFLHRVMPELMRYFHYRHIDVSTLKELARRWMPAAVESTQKNASHLALDDIRDSINELRHYRSRFLCEAARGG
- a CDS encoding sulfurtransferase, which gives rise to MIADAMPLVIAPEHLAAQANSSHLQVVFVGDGAVFAQGHIEGATCIRYSDLVTARPPAGGVLPPASDLAGVLGDAGITPATHVVAYDASGGGAASRLLWTLDCLGHRHWSLLDGGLGAWQADGRPLVEGASSTTEPAPAYPAVTDDAVARVGADYIQAHLDDPDVVIVDARSPGEYRGEVMRARRNGHIPGAVNLEWTDNFDPDRNGRLRAASALAEEYAELGVTPDHEVITHCQTHHRSALTYVVLRYLGFERVRGYDGSWSEWGNDPARPVSTPTDG